One genomic region from Chthonomonas calidirosea T49 encodes:
- a CDS encoding RtcB family protein, giving the protein MSAKVQFIEGIPVFGEPQESAVTQIKNCMRHKNAYRAALMADHHVGYAVPIGGVIAYYDAISPSGVGFDIACGNKAVRLDVPAEEVRANIGRIMDDIVSQISFGLGRVNKEPVDHPLFDDPAWKLEPVRDLKQMAYEQLGTVGSGNHYVDIFVDEEDRVWVGVHFGSRGLGHRTLTWFLKKTGTKDGMMVDPLVLPLKEELGQLYLQCMHLAGRYAYAGRDWVCEKVAKIIGANIVEEVHNHHNFAWKETIDGVEVWVVRKGATPSYPGQKSFVGGTMGEPAVILEGVAPEKSEKYQNVPLLHYTLFSTVHGAGRVLGRNQAKRTLSRDSMQNWVRRAGVTLRGGDVDESPECYKRLDEVLRHQGKTVRILHTLKPIGVAMAGRGVVDPYKD; this is encoded by the coding sequence ATGAGCGCAAAGGTGCAGTTCATCGAGGGTATCCCTGTCTTCGGAGAGCCTCAAGAGAGCGCTGTAACACAGATCAAAAACTGCATGAGGCACAAGAACGCCTACCGCGCAGCCCTTATGGCCGATCACCATGTGGGTTACGCGGTGCCCATTGGAGGGGTGATCGCCTATTACGACGCCATCTCCCCTTCGGGAGTCGGCTTCGACATCGCTTGCGGCAACAAGGCGGTGCGCCTTGACGTTCCGGCCGAAGAGGTAAGGGCTAACATTGGCCGCATTATGGACGACATTGTTTCACAGATCTCCTTCGGCCTTGGCCGCGTTAACAAGGAGCCGGTAGATCACCCGCTCTTTGACGACCCGGCTTGGAAGCTGGAACCGGTGCGTGACCTTAAGCAGATGGCCTACGAACAGCTTGGCACCGTGGGCAGTGGCAACCACTATGTGGATATTTTCGTGGATGAAGAGGATCGCGTGTGGGTTGGCGTTCACTTTGGGAGCCGCGGGCTAGGGCATCGCACCCTCACCTGGTTCTTAAAGAAGACGGGCACCAAAGATGGCATGATGGTGGACCCGCTGGTGTTGCCGCTGAAAGAGGAGTTAGGCCAACTCTACCTTCAGTGCATGCACCTCGCTGGTCGCTATGCCTATGCCGGCCGCGATTGGGTTTGCGAGAAGGTAGCCAAAATCATTGGGGCCAATATCGTGGAGGAGGTGCATAACCACCACAACTTCGCTTGGAAAGAGACCATTGATGGGGTCGAGGTATGGGTTGTACGCAAAGGGGCTACGCCGTCCTACCCAGGCCAGAAAAGTTTCGTCGGCGGCACCATGGGCGAGCCAGCGGTTATTCTGGAGGGAGTTGCGCCTGAAAAGAGCGAAAAGTATCAGAACGTGCCGCTGCTGCACTACACGCTCTTTTCCACGGTACACGGTGCCGGTCGCGTGCTTGGGCGCAACCAAGCGAAGCGCACGCTCTCCCGAGATAGCATGCAGAACTGGGTACGGCGTGCAGGTGTTACGCTACGTGGCGGCGATGTGGATGAAAGCCCCGAGTGCTACAAGCGCCTCGATGAGGTGCTACGCCATCAAGGGAAAACGGTGCGTATTCTTCATACCCTCAAACCCATCGGCGTCGCCATGGCAGGGCGCGGCGTAGTCGATCCCTATAAAGATTGA
- a CDS encoding M48 family metallopeptidase, which translates to MCQQKRYCGNPAVEKVLKEAERKSRRQFLRELTTGGLLVALATMDEKARADIFMPSISEQKRVGQQAERQILQQYRVVHGAQERRLQRVGERLRAALDEKDRTTWDYRFHVIESKEINAFALPGGPIFMFTGLMDRIHDDSELAAVTGHEMTHVRLQHWARAVAAQRKEELGFLGIVLLTHANRTLQSLGDLALSAIDLKYSRDEEKQADIGGLEDMVAAGYNPNGMLELFDMLEQATKGQPQPPEFLSDHPLTRERIRYVQQLIQEKYSAYTDRPM; encoded by the coding sequence ATGTGTCAGCAGAAGCGATATTGTGGCAACCCAGCTGTTGAGAAGGTTTTGAAAGAGGCAGAGCGCAAATCGCGGCGCCAGTTTTTGCGGGAGCTGACAACCGGCGGGTTATTGGTGGCCTTAGCAACAATGGACGAGAAAGCTCGTGCCGACATCTTTATGCCGAGCATTTCTGAGCAGAAGAGGGTGGGGCAACAGGCCGAGCGGCAGATACTGCAGCAGTACCGCGTTGTTCATGGGGCTCAGGAGAGACGGTTGCAGCGCGTGGGCGAGCGACTGCGTGCCGCTCTGGATGAAAAAGACAGAACGACGTGGGATTACCGATTTCATGTGATAGAGAGTAAGGAGATCAATGCATTTGCGTTGCCGGGTGGGCCTATCTTTATGTTTACCGGGTTGATGGATCGCATTCATGACGATTCAGAGCTGGCTGCTGTTACCGGCCATGAGATGACCCATGTGCGTCTACAGCACTGGGCGCGGGCGGTGGCGGCTCAGCGCAAAGAGGAGCTGGGCTTCTTAGGCATTGTGCTGTTGACCCACGCCAATCGCACGCTGCAGAGTTTGGGGGATCTCGCTTTAAGCGCCATAGACCTGAAATACTCTCGTGATGAGGAGAAACAGGCGGATATAGGCGGTTTGGAGGATATGGTGGCTGCCGGATATAACCCCAACGGCATGTTGGAACTGTTTGACATGTTGGAGCAGGCTACGAAGGGGCAGCCACAGCCACCGGAGTTTCTTAGCGATCACCCTCTCACACGGGAGCGTATCCGTTACGTGCAGCAGCTTATCCAGGAGAAGTACAGCGCCTATACCGATCGGCCGATGTAG
- the rpsL gene encoding 30S ribosomal protein S12 has translation MPTINQLVRKGRKRLIKKTKAPALRGHPQLRGVCLSVRTVSPKKPNSALRKIARVRLTNKVEVTAYIPGIGHNLQEHSVVLVRGGRVKDLPGVRYHIVRGALDAAGTRDRKSSRSKYGTKRPK, from the coding sequence ATGCCAACAATCAATCAGCTCGTACGAAAAGGCCGTAAACGGCTTATTAAAAAGACGAAAGCGCCCGCACTGCGAGGACATCCGCAGCTGCGCGGGGTCTGTTTAAGCGTGCGAACCGTGTCGCCTAAGAAGCCGAACTCGGCCTTGCGCAAGATCGCGCGCGTACGCCTCACCAACAAGGTAGAGGTGACGGCTTATATTCCGGGTATCGGCCATAATCTGCAAGAGCACTCGGTGGTGCTGGTGCGTGGTGGCCGCGTGAAAGACCTGCCCGGAGTGCGCTATCATATCGTGCGCGGCGCCCTCGATGCGGCAGGCACGCGCGACAGAAAGTCGAGCCGCTCGAAATACGGAACAAAGCGTCCTAAATAA
- the fusA gene encoding elongation factor G, whose amino-acid sequence MAREYALNKTRNIGIAAHIDAGKTTCTERILFYTGRTYKIGEVHEGSATMDWMVQEQERGITITSAATTCFWGVQRDAKGERIKDHRINIIDTPGHVDFTVEVERSLRVLDGVIAIFCAVGGVQPQSETVWRQANKYHVPRIAFINKMDRMGANFYGVVEKIRERLGANAVPIQLPIGSEADFVGVVDLVEMKAIRYLDDIGQKYEVVDIPSDLLDKANEYHTRLVEAAAEVDEDLIEKYLEGEPISVEEIRKALRKGTISGAIVPVLCGSAYKNKGIQPLLDAVIYYLPAPDDIPAIVGKHPDTGAEEIRKPSDDEPFCALAFKIATDKYGLLTFFRVYSGTLATGQTVLNASTGKKERVGRIVRMHANNREDVDAVYAGDIAAIVGLKDTRTGDTLCDEKHPILLESISFPEPVISIAIEPKTKADQDKLATALQKLASEDPTFRVSTDPETGQTILSGMGELQLDIKIDILKREYGIEANYGAPQVAYREAIRHKASARVPFKRQTGGSGQYGDCELEIEPLETGEGFEFVNKITGGVIPKEFIPAVEKGVREAMESGVLAGYPVVDVRVSVVDGSYHEVDSSEIAFKVAANQTMKEALRRADPYLKEPIMEVEIVTPENYMGDVIGDINRRRGRVEGMEPGPGGTQTIRALVPLAEMFGYATDLRGMTQGRATFTMQPSHYEEVPRHVAEEILAKTGQKQPVKT is encoded by the coding sequence ATGGCAAGAGAGTACGCCTTAAATAAAACGCGAAACATCGGTATCGCTGCCCATATTGATGCAGGGAAAACCACCTGCACCGAACGGATTCTGTTTTACACGGGTCGAACCTATAAGATCGGGGAGGTCCATGAGGGCTCTGCCACAATGGACTGGATGGTGCAGGAGCAGGAACGGGGTATCACTATCACCTCCGCGGCGACCACCTGCTTCTGGGGCGTTCAGCGCGATGCCAAAGGGGAACGCATAAAAGATCATCGCATCAACATTATTGACACGCCTGGCCACGTGGATTTTACCGTGGAGGTGGAGCGCTCTTTGCGGGTTTTGGACGGGGTGATCGCCATCTTTTGTGCCGTCGGCGGGGTGCAGCCGCAGTCGGAAACGGTGTGGCGACAAGCCAATAAATACCATGTACCCCGAATCGCTTTCATTAATAAAATGGACCGCATGGGCGCGAATTTCTACGGGGTGGTCGAAAAGATTCGAGAGCGCCTCGGCGCTAACGCCGTACCTATTCAGCTACCTATAGGCAGCGAGGCCGACTTCGTTGGGGTGGTAGACCTCGTCGAAATGAAGGCGATCCGCTACCTCGATGACATCGGCCAGAAGTACGAAGTTGTGGATATTCCTTCCGACCTTTTGGATAAGGCGAATGAGTATCATACGCGGTTGGTGGAGGCGGCCGCCGAGGTAGATGAAGACCTTATTGAGAAGTACCTTGAAGGGGAACCGATCTCGGTGGAGGAGATCCGCAAGGCCCTGCGCAAAGGGACCATCTCCGGTGCCATTGTGCCGGTGTTGTGCGGCTCGGCCTACAAAAATAAGGGGATTCAACCGCTGCTTGACGCGGTAATCTACTACCTTCCAGCACCAGATGATATCCCGGCCATCGTGGGGAAACACCCCGATACGGGGGCGGAAGAGATCCGCAAGCCCTCCGACGATGAGCCGTTCTGTGCGCTAGCTTTCAAAATTGCAACCGATAAGTACGGCCTGCTGACCTTCTTCCGCGTCTACTCGGGCACCCTCGCCACCGGCCAAACGGTGTTAAACGCCTCCACTGGTAAGAAGGAGCGCGTGGGACGCATTGTGCGCATGCACGCCAACAACCGGGAGGATGTGGATGCCGTCTACGCCGGCGATATCGCGGCCATCGTCGGGTTGAAGGATACCCGCACCGGCGATACGCTGTGCGATGAAAAACATCCCATTCTTTTGGAGTCTATCTCCTTCCCAGAACCGGTTATCTCGATCGCCATCGAGCCGAAAACAAAGGCCGATCAGGATAAGCTGGCCACCGCCTTGCAGAAGTTGGCCAGCGAAGATCCTACCTTCCGCGTCTCCACCGATCCGGAGACCGGACAGACCATCCTGAGCGGTATGGGCGAGCTTCAGCTCGACATCAAAATTGACATTTTGAAGAGAGAGTACGGCATTGAGGCCAACTACGGGGCACCTCAGGTGGCCTATCGCGAGGCGATTCGCCATAAAGCCTCCGCACGCGTGCCGTTTAAACGGCAGACAGGTGGGTCTGGGCAGTATGGCGACTGCGAACTCGAAATTGAGCCTCTAGAAACCGGCGAAGGGTTCGAGTTTGTGAACAAGATCACCGGCGGAGTGATTCCAAAAGAGTTTATCCCTGCCGTGGAGAAAGGCGTGCGCGAAGCCATGGAATCCGGCGTGTTGGCCGGTTATCCAGTGGTGGATGTACGCGTCTCGGTAGTGGATGGCTCTTATCATGAGGTGGACTCCAGCGAGATCGCCTTTAAGGTGGCCGCCAACCAGACCATGAAAGAGGCGCTGCGACGTGCCGACCCCTACCTCAAAGAGCCGATTATGGAGGTTGAGATCGTCACCCCTGAAAACTACATGGGCGACGTTATCGGCGACATCAATCGGCGCCGCGGTCGTGTGGAGGGAATGGAGCCGGGGCCTGGTGGCACTCAAACCATTCGGGCGCTGGTGCCGCTGGCTGAGATGTTCGGCTACGCAACCGACCTGCGTGGCATGACTCAGGGACGAGCTACCTTTACCATGCAGCCGTCCCACTATGAAGAGGTTCCTCGCCATGTGGCGGAGGAGATTTTGGCTAAAACCGGGCAGAAACAGCCCGTTAAGACCTGA
- the rpsG gene encoding 30S ribosomal protein S7 — MPRNAPEGGVRPRVIPPDPIYNSVMVQKFINRLMKDGKKSVAETIFYKAMEQIERRTQRPALEVFDQAIRNVAPVVEVRPRRVGGQTYQVPVPVREARRFSLAIRWIVLNARKRSGRNMIDKLAAELIDAANNTGASVRRREEVHRMADANKAFAHYRI, encoded by the coding sequence ATGCCGAGAAATGCGCCTGAGGGCGGTGTTCGCCCGCGTGTGATCCCGCCGGATCCGATCTACAATAGCGTGATGGTGCAGAAGTTTATCAATCGCCTTATGAAGGACGGAAAGAAGAGCGTTGCCGAGACCATCTTTTACAAGGCGATGGAGCAGATAGAGCGTCGCACCCAGCGGCCTGCGCTCGAAGTGTTCGATCAGGCCATTCGCAATGTGGCGCCGGTGGTGGAGGTAAGGCCGCGGCGTGTTGGCGGGCAGACCTACCAGGTGCCGGTGCCGGTGCGGGAAGCTCGTCGCTTCTCATTAGCTATCCGCTGGATCGTTCTTAATGCGCGTAAGCGGTCGGGGCGTAACATGATAGACAAGTTGGCGGCAGAGCTGATAGATGCGGCCAACAACACGGGCGCTTCGGTGCGACGCCGCGAAGAGGTGCACCGCATGGCCGACGCCAATAAGGCCTTCGCGCATTATCGTATTTGA